TGCTGTTCCACCCAAAGTAACCATGGCCACTGAGAAAAAGCGCTTCTGTTTCTTTTTGCTAATTGCCTCAAATAATTCTCACAGTTCGAATAagaccctgtttagtttccaaaaaaattcctataggacccatcacatcgaatcttcaaacatgagcattaaatacaatttaaaaaataattaattacacagtttaactgtaaatgacgaggagaatcttttaagtctaattagtctataattagatattaattgttaaataacaacaaaaaatCTACAGTTCCATAACCTAAAAATTTTCGCGagctaaacagggccttaaggAACTGAGCAGATTTCCATACTGATAGTTCATCGTCGTTCTGTGTTCTCTTAATGAAACATGTGCACCCTCACGTTCTTGAATCGTTCCTGATCGTCCTAGtttctattttaaaaaataaataaataaaacttgTCTGGACACGCATTTCATTAAAAGGAAGTTGATAATTCAGTTTTTTTTGCGGAACCAATGCACTATTTTCTACTCCTAGCCAACAACATTTCCACACATTGATAATTGACTAACAGCACGCGCTGATCCTTTGCTGGTGGCTCGGCTCCAGCCCGAAGACCGTGTTCGTCATGGGAGGTGGCGAGGGCTCCGCAGCGAGGGAGGCCCTGAGGCACAAGACGGTCCAAAGGGTGGTCATGTGCGACATAGACCAGGTACACAGTAGGGCAGCACAAGTTCAACAATAGCCAAATTACGAGTattctcatggagaaaacacactTACATACACGCATGCACGCACACATGCACTTTGTTGTGCAACCGCCTCGTGTCCTCATGCTCTGTTGTGCATGCACGATCAGGAGGTGGTTGACTTCTGCCGAACGTACCTGACGGCGAACCACGAGGCATTCAGCAGCGACAAGCTCTGCCTCATCATCAACGATGCCAGGTGCTTATATTACATATGCATCCCTCTTTTCGTTTGCACTTGGGTGACAGATTTTATCTGAATGATGTGATCATTTCTCTATGTTTGCTTGTAATGCGATTTTCAGATCAATCACCGAATGAGTTTCCCCCTCTGCTCTAGCAGCACATAGATTTAAGAGTTAGTCAGCTGGAGTATAAATTTGCGGCTTAGTCACTAAAAATTTCAAGATCTGATAAGTTTACCCGGACTCGCTACCAGATATCTACATGGGCATGTCTTAGTGCTAAGTGCCTGAAGATATGCATGGCCCCACTGGAATCCTGCTAAGCAGACACTGGGCCCACATTATCCACGATGCATGAACAGATTCGAGAACAGGGACTCCTTTGGCCTGCCTTTTTGTTTggcaaagtatcctagcacATCAGGCAGCTAGCAGATCTCTTTATAAAGTGAAAAAGGGCAATATATAGTACCATCATTTTTCCCTGAACAGGATGCAAGTATCATCACTTACAAGTGGGACCAATAAAAAGCATAGCTCCCTCACCCTAATCTGCACATATAACTCGAGAAATCGTCACAATTAGTTCTCTCCCTAAAACTAATTTTCACAAATACTGAAGTAGTAGCTGCGTTCCTGTTGGGCAAGCCTGTTCTGGTTTATACATGCTTACTAACATAACCCATTCGTATTGTGGGTGCAGGGTTGAGTTGGAGAAGAGCAGGGAGAGGTTTGACGTGATAGTTGGAGACCTGGCAGATCCAGTGGAAGGAGGCCCCTGCTATCAGCTGTACACCAAGTCATTCTACGAGCACATCGTCAAGCCCAAGCTTAATGACCATGGCATCTTCGTCACTCAGGTGCCGTACTCCATACCACAGAATCACTTTGGTTTCCAAATTCAAGTCTCAACTGTGGATCATTTGCTCGAACCCATAGGCTGGACCTGCAGGTGTTCTCACTCACAAAGAGGTCTTCTCGTCTATCTACAATACCCTTAGACATGTCTTCAAATGTGAGTTTTGTTACTTGTCCGTCTTACTATTTTTTCTCCAGGCACCAATGTGTTCATTTGTAAGAACATATGGTATCCGGTCTCTGTCTGAACCTGCACTTGTGCTGCAGATGTCCAAGCTTACACTGCTCATGTTCCATCATTTGCAGACACCTGGGGCTGGGTCATGGTACTTGCACTGTCATGAATTTATCCCACGTTCAGTTTCGTTCAGTGGTGACCTAGTGGTGTGCCCAAATGGGGCAGGGCCTTGTTGCCTgtctttctaaaaaaacaaaccCAGTAATGTGTTCGCATTTCAGGCTTCAGATCATCCATTCGATCTCAATGCCCAGCAGCTCAACGAAAGAATCAAAGGAAGGATTGTGGGAGAGCTCGTCTACTTGAGTGGGGAGTGCCTAATTTCCTCTACCACGCTGAACAAAAGTGTTCATCAGTCGTAAGTAGCGCCTTTTGTACACTTCATCAGGCACTTAGTTGGTTATGACAGTGCATATTTAGCATGCTAGTTCCTCCACTGATTTGccttctgaaaaaaaaattacaggctGTTGAATGAGACTCATGTGTACACCGAAGACGATGCCAGGTTCATTTACGGGCATGGAAGAGCATGCTGCGCTTGAAGCCTCGCACCTGTTCTTCCGGATCAGCGCCTCCGTGCACGCAAGAAATGTTGTCACCTAGTTGTAAATTAGCTACTCTGGATGCAAAATAATAGCAAGGAGATTACTGCTTTGTACAACTTGGCAAGAAATTTTATGTGCTACCAGAGTCAGAAATTCAGAACTATGAAAGTAGTGAGTGCAACCAACAGGTGAAAGCCCAGGGGAATTGACTGCAGTTTCCATTTCTTTCCATTTCCCTCTCTTGCAAGTAAGCCTATGCATGACTATAGTTTTGGTACTGTTCTCCGTGTTGCACAATGTGCTGTCTGATTTCTCGAAGCTCGGAAGTTATGGCGGCAAACGAAGGCCGACTTGAAGGTTCTGCATCCCAGGTTCGGCAGATGAGATCAACCAGGCCAGTAGGATATCCATCACTCTCTGGGAGTTGAGGCCTTAATTTTCCGTCTGCTACTCCCAGCGCAATCTGCAAAACGTCACAGCTtgttagcatagccaactaggaACGAAATTTCATCTGAGATGGTGCAGATTTTGTCAAGACAGTTCTGAATCAAGGCTGCCCTAGGTGAAAATTACATGTCATTTCAGGGAGTTTGAGCATCTTATCCATGTTCAAGAGATTAGCACATCGAGAAGCAGTTTGAGTTTACCTTACTCGGCCCGTAGCTTGTATCAATGTACGGATGCTCTGCAGTGATCAGTTCATTCAGTATGATGCCGAAGCTGTAGACGTCGCATTTCTCAGTGTAGGGTTCACAGCGAATCACTTCAGGAGCCATGTACACATAAGTCCCTGAAATAAATGTCTCAAAGTTTTTAAAAAACAGTtagaaatcaaataaaaagtttCATCGGTTACAACTGGGGTCACGCACTTAAATTGAACACTGTGATCTTCTTACCCGTTTCGCCGGTGAGCGCCTCCTTGCCGTCCGGCAAGAACCTGGCGTGGCCAAAGCCCGTAACCCGCGCGCGCAGCTCAGCATCCAGGAGAACGTTGCTGGGCTTCAGGTCGCGGTGCACGACCCTGGGCGTCTGCTCGTGGATGTGCCGCATGGCCAGCGCGACCTCCAGCGCCCTGCTCACCCTgtccaccagcggcggcggcggcggcgaggacggcgcccGCGGGCGCCGCTCCCTGCCCCCGTGCAGCCACTCCCCGAGCGTCGCCCCGCTCAGCAGCTCGGTCACCAGGAAGCAGCTCCCCGGGGGGCGCAGGCACGCGCCCATCAGGCGCAGCACGTGCGGGTGCCGCTGCCGCGACAGCAGGTCGGCCTCCTGCGCGAAGAAGGCCTCGGCGCCCGGGTTGGAGACGAAGAGCTCCGGCCGCACCCACTTCACCGCCACCTCGAGCCCGCGCCACGTCGCCCTGTGGATGTCCGCCGTCGAGCCCCGGCCTATCACCTCGTGCAGCTCGATCTGTTCCGTGTCAGGTCAGAGCATCTGGGGTGAGTTCTTGATTGATCTTCTTACCTCTTCCGGGGCGACGGACCAGCCGTGCTCCACGGCGAGGCCGCGCGTGGCGGCCAGGTACGGGTCGCACCGCGGCGGCGTCTCCGCTGGCTCGTCCTTGTCGTCCGCGTCGTCGTCACTGGCGGCGGTCGGTGCTGTCTCGAAGTCGGCGCCGCGGTGCGTCGAGTGCTGCTGCGCGCTGTCGGATATCAGGTGCAGGAAGCCGCGCTCCTGGGCGACCTCGAGGCAGAACCGGAGGTACCCCTGCGTGCTCTCGAGCCGCGCCTTGTACGTCTCCGTGAGATCCCTCTGCctcccgagctcctccaccagCTTCGCGACCTTGGCAACGCATCGCGCGGCGCGCCATGTGCAGAACAGAGCATAAAACAACTGCGAAACTGCTTAACTGCAGATCGTGATGCGGGCCGGGACGCGTGCCGTACCTGTTCGTTGGACTGGGGGTTCggtggctgtggcggcggcgaggagaagaGGCCGGCGAGCCGGCCACGGAGGCCGCGGTGCTGGTCGTGCCGCGGCTGCGCGTGGTCGCTCATCGGCGTTGCGTGACTTGCGTCCACGGCGGTTCGTCCGGTTGTGCGCTCACAGCACTGCAAAGCCGTGAAGAACAAACAAGAGGGGGGGCGATTCTTTACTGGAACTCTTCCTGCAGGGACGAAGCAACTCGCGTAGCACGtcgagccggccggccggccgatcgGTCGGTCGGCGAACAGACAAGAGCAGCGGCGATTCGTCCAATGCGGTTTGGGGTGAAACGTTTGGAGTTTCGTTCTTGTTGCACAGCACCATCAGTGGGCCGTGGCTCACCGGCTGTATGACGTGCAATGCATCTTGGCTGGACGTACTCGTTCCAAGCCTAATTACTTCTGCAGACACTGGGCCGAATTCTTGATTTGGGCCGGACCATTAGATCAAAcatttttttgaaggaaaaagtttttttacctccctcaaCTTACATAAAATATATAATATATTCTAGAAAAGCATATATTTAAAACTACATAAAAAATTTATACTCAAGTATATTATATAATATGTTCAAGGCGTAGATCTACTTACGTGGAGTtcaacaaaattgaattttttcttttataatttttttgtgatttactgtgatttttcaaaaaatttagtcagaataaaaaataaaagaaaaatagaaaaaacactgTCACCTCACCCTCAAACCGCTTAAAGAGGTTATGTGAACGGTTTTGTGAGTCTGAGGAGGCTGGACGGACGGTTTTGCGGTTCAGAAAGGAAAAACAGATTCGGCTCAAAGTTGAGGGAGTCAAAaagtatttttttcctttcccgAATGACCTAGTCTGCAGAAACTCAAGTTCCCCTGTTCCTTTTTTTCCCCCCTTGAGAACACAAAGAATGAAAGAATTTGTGCGCATTTCATTCAAGTCAAGTTCGTTTTAAAAATGGTGAAAAACATTGGTACTTGCAGGATGAGGGAATATATTCTACAGAGAGAATATCTAGGTATAGTACCAGATTGCAAGTTGAAACAAAAAAGTTGGACGAATAGAATTTGCAACCATCTAGTTACATGCAAAATTCaagaataaacaaaaaaaatgtgcaGAAAATCATCGTGTGAACTACTGGGTTGTGAATTCAAATACGAATTGTTGCGCCATCAACTCTTCGTATGTTTTTGGTTTCGTCGTGCTTTaacttgtgtttttttttttgaaacatctACTTTAACTTGTGTTGAACCCCAAAATTTGCATGTAGTAACTGGTCCCGTTTGGTTTGTTCCTAGACGATCCTAGAAtacactttgaccactaattaggggtattaaataaagtcaatctacaaaaccaactccacagCCCATGTGCTAGGAATCCtcaagaatctaatgatgtctTTAATCGtgtgattagagaatggttattatagcatcactgtagcaaaatcataaattaattactatcattagattcgtcgcgaaaaattacacccatctgtGAAAAGAACCAAACAGGCCTTGATACGTGGCTCAGCATACCATATCAACTCTAGTTTGATAATATTGTACATACTGCAAGACAACATTGGAGAACCAACCCCAATTTCACAAAGTTGGTGTGCCTGGCTCCGACGCCGTCAGGCCATGCCTGGTCCCGCGCAATTTGTCCGCCGCACAAGGCATGATCACTTGATCAGgcaacggcaaggctgagctgTTCAGGGTCGCCGGTCGCCGGGCGCTTCACCGTGTCTCCAATAATTTAGCTAACCTAGCCTGATTACCTTGGAAGCTCCCTGACAAACTTAGCTCCAGAGCAAGTGTACTACACCAGGGCCGGGCGCCCATGCCATTTCAGCTGTGCGCCCGTCGTCGGCGTCCGCGCGCGGTGACTTGacgccccggccccggcgggCGGGCAATGATACAGCGGCCGGCCACCACGTACGTGATGGCCGGGCAAATAATTCCCTGCCGCGCCCGTCCCGAGCCCGCCGGTTggtggcggcgagccggcgagcggcgagctCGCAAGGACACAAGCTGACACGCCAGCGCAGCGGATTCCCTTCCACCACTCCGCGGCACGCACCACCACCAACTTATAAAACCCTTCCCGCGCACGTCTCGCCCTCTTCCCCCTCCGGTCCTCACCGTCGACCGGTCGCGCCCACCTTCCTCGCCTCTTCCGATCCACTGACTTCACACCGAGCTCCATCCCTCGCCTTATTtggcgccgccgcacgctgctGGTGGTGCGGGCGCGGTCACTGTGTGAGGTGCTGAATTTGGCATGGAGCGGCGCGGCCACTGCCGCGGCGGCAAGCACCCgcccccgctcccgccgccgcgccgggggcGCGGGGAGCGCAGGCAGGCGTCGGCGTCCAGCGGGTCCTTCTCGGCCTCGCTCCTCGACGCCATCTACCGCTCCCtcgacgagggcggcggcggcgccggtgccggtgcgGACGTCGCtgacgccgcgcccgcgcgtgGGAGCGTGGAGGAGAAGGCGGCCGCGCAGTTCTGGTGGGCGAAGGACGCGGCCAGGCCGAGGCACTCTTC
This portion of the Panicum virgatum strain AP13 chromosome 2N, P.virgatum_v5, whole genome shotgun sequence genome encodes:
- the LOC120660809 gene encoding thermospermine synthase ACAULIS5-like, with the translated sequence MVGALPAAEALPRPREVTGNGYGGGAKHLHLQLQLPAPPPKQQQQPAEPECEWYEEEIDDDLKLCYALNSVLHRGASKYQEIALLDTKHFGKALIIDGKMQSTEMDEFIYHESLIHPPLLFHPNPKTVFVMGGGEGSAAREALRHKTVQRVVMCDIDQEVVDFCRTYLTANHEAFSSDKLCLIINDARVELEKSRERFDVIVGDLADPVEGGPCYQLYTKSFYEHIVKPKLNDHGIFVTQAGPAGVLTHKEVFSSIYNTLRHVFKYVQAYTAHVPSFADTWGWVMASDHPFDLNAQQLNERIKGRIVGELVYLSGECLISSTTLNKSVHQSLLNETHVYTEDDARFIYGHGRACCA
- the LOC120660808 gene encoding serine/threonine/tyrosine-protein kinase HT1-like codes for the protein MSDHAQPRHDQHRGLRGRLAGLFSSPPPQPPNPQSNEQVAKLVEELGRQRDLTETYKARLESTQGYLRFCLEVAQERGFLHLISDSAQQHSTHRGADFETAPTAASDDDADDKDEPAETPPRCDPYLAATRGLAVEHGWSVAPEEIELHEVIGRGSTADIHRATWRGLEVAVKWVRPELFVSNPGAEAFFAQEADLLSRQRHPHVLRLMGACLRPPGSCFLVTELLSGATLGEWLHGGRERRPRAPSSPPPPPLVDRVSRALEVALAMRHIHEQTPRVVHRDLKPSNVLLDAELRARVTGFGHARFLPDGKEALTGETGTYVYMAPEVIRCEPYTEKCDVYSFGIILNELITAEHPYIDTSYGPSKIALGVADGKLRPQLPESDGYPTGLVDLICRTWDAEPSSRPSFAAITSELREIRQHIVQHGEQYQNYSHA